The window ACCTGCTCGACGAAGCGCATCCTTCCCTGCGGCGCGTCATAATGGGCGATGACGTTCTCAAACGCATCCCCGTCAGCGAGCAGTGCTTCCATTTCTCTGCGGTACGCAGCTTCCACCTGGGGAATGCGCGCGGGGTTCCCCCCACCAAGCGGGTACGGAGTAACCCCTTTGGGAAGGGGTTTGCCAAGGTCATCCATCAACGAAAGGATTCCTGACCGCGAGGTCAGTTTACTGCCAAAATCAGAGAGTTCCATGGAAGGCATCGTACCCAGAAGTCCGGGTTATCGCAACATCCCAAAGATAAAATAGTGTTACGGAAGCGTGGTGAAACTCACCGTGATGGTATCCTTGTACGTTCCGCTCGCCCCATTGGCCGCCGCATTGGCGTCAATGCCGGAGACGATCAGATCCTTGATGTTGGAACCATTGACGATACCCGTCCAGTAGTACTCATCTCCCTTGGTCAGCTGGTCGCTGCCCAAGTACAGGTTGAAATCAAGCGGCGTTCCATACCCGCTTTCCGGAGTCAGCTGGAACGCGGTATCACTGGCGGCGTTGTCGGTGAAGGTCATCGACTGGGTGTATGTTTGGCCTGAGATTCCGTTGGTCAGCACGATGTTCGCCTGGGTGATGGTCGCCTTGTTGCTTCCCACCGCATTTTGGATGCTGAAAGACGACTGCGTGTCGGTGAAAAAGAACGAAAGCTCAGGAGTGGGCTCTTCAACCTTATCGCCGTAGATCATGCCATTCGCTTCAATATCCGAGTACGCCGCAGAACCGACAACATTCGTGGAAGCCGTTCCATCGACGCCATTGACAGGAACATAGGTAGTATAAACATCCGGATTACTTGCCATCGATCCTAATCCCGTATTGGCATCATCGCAACCGCCACTTTGATCGTAGGAGCCAACCCATTCGGGAAAGTGAGCGTCGTATCTTTTTTGTAATAATTACCCCACGTCTGGAGAGTTCCTGTCGTATTCGGATCAGGAGTGTTGCAGTTCATCAAATAAAAATCAATTTCCAACGGGTTTACCGTAACCGTGTTCGCACTCCAATTATCGGTGCCTCCAAGAGGTATACTACTGTCGCCGTAGAACGGAGAAATCGCCGGAGCAGAACCGCGTCCATTGATGTAGGAAACCGCCACGATCGTAAAAGGCGCATCAACGTATGAATAGGTAGGATTTGTAGACGGATCAGACCAGGAATACAATCCCCGCACCGTAATGTTGGAACCGTTGGCCACATTGAGAAGCCCAGGCGTATAGATGGTTCCCGCTCCCTCTGAGGATGTGATGACCAGCGTTCCAATCTTCGCCCCGATGATGCGATCTGAAGTATACGGACCGGGTCTCAAACCAAAATAGATATTGCTATCCGGCGTATACGTTGCCGTCACCGTTCCAAAACACCCGACGGATACGATGACGAACAGGAGAAGGAATGCGGCGAAACGCTTGGTTATCATATGTCTTCCCATTTACTGGTAATGTAAACATTTTAGTCGTAAAAGTAAAGATGTAAGGCATCTGTAATAATAATCATCTATCTACGTTTTTTATTATATATTATAAGATATATTTGAATTCAAAAAGTTGATACCTGTTTCCCCTTTTCTTCTGTCATATGTATGGTTTTTTTCCTTTTTATGAAGCCTTTCGGATTCCTTGTTTCCTTTTTTTAAACCGCACGAATAGGATGAACGTACACATCCTCTCCATGTAACCTTCGATTTTCATCAATAAACTATCTTCACAAAGTATGGAAGAAGCAACTACAATACCATACGATCGTTTGTTCTTTTTCTAGGTTGTCCCTTTTCGTGTTGCGTATCAGAAATCATGGAGTCATTGTTGTGAAATCACATACTTCAAACATCATACGTTTCGTCGTGCTGCTGGCAAGTGATCTCCTTGTTTTGATTCTTACCGGACTCTGGGCCATTTTCCTCACCATTGGGCGATCGGGGAACTTCGTCCTCGCTTCTTCCCATGATGTTCATCCTTGTCGGCGGAAAGATCGTTGTCGCCTATCTGTTCCGGGTGTACAACATTTCCTTGCGGTACTGTTCGTTGGACCTCTTGGTCCACAGCCTTGTCTCTCTTTCTGGTGGACTTTGGCAGTGTACCTTGGCTTCGGCCTGAAGGATGGCTTCGCCACCATCCCATCCCGGCTTGCCGCAAACCTGGCCATGTGGAACTACATCGGCTTTGTCGGGTACCGGGTGTTGTACCGCCTGGTCTATGAAGTCCAAGGGAAAACGAAGGCCCCGCACCACCAAGCGGGTGATCCTGTATGGCGTCGGAGAATGCGGCAAGGCGTTCATCCGCCACGAAGACCAAGGCAAAACGGACTATGAGATCATCGGGGCACTGGATGACGACCCGAAATACTACAAGCGGATCATCCTGGGCAGAAAAGTGCTGGGTACGATCGACGACCTGGAAAAGGTGTACATCCAGTACAAACCTGACCTGTTGATCGTCGCCATCTCCTCAGGTATTTCCGCGGAGAAGATGCAGAAGCTCGCCGTCCTGTCCAAACACTATTCAGTGGACGTAAAACTCGCCCCTTCCATGTTTGAGCTCTCCTCCAGCAACCACAAGTCCGAAATGGACCTTCGTTCGCTGGACTACCCTGACCTGCTCGGCCGTCCGTTGATCTCCATCGACCGCCAGCCGATCCTCGACATGATCCAAGGCAAACGGGTGATGGTCACCGGAGCCGGAGGCTCCATCGGCAGCGAGATCTGCCGCCAGCTGAAATCGTTCCATCCCGCCCAACTGCTTCTGTTGGACATCGATGAGACGGAACTGCACGACTTGTCGCTGGAACTGCACGACTACCAGCAGGAATTCTCCCAGGACATCTTCCCTATCTGCTGCGACATCAAGAACAAGGAGAAGATCGACGAGATCTTCCGGACGTTCAAGCCGCAGATCGTCTTCCACGCCGCCGCGTACAAGCACGTCCCGATGATGGAACTCTACCCGGAGGAAGCCATCCGGACCAACATCCCTGGTTCGTACAACATCATGACGGCGGCAAAAGCGAACCACGCCGAGAAGGTCATCGTCATTTCCACCGACAAGGCGGTCAACCCGACCAACGTGATGGGAGCGACCAAACGTGTCGTCGAGATGGAGGCGGCCCTGCTGACCAGCGACGAGACCCCAATCGTCTGCGTCCGTTTCGGCAACGTGCTGGGAAGCCGTGGTTCGATGCTTCCCTTGTTCTTCCAACAGATCAAAGGCGGGGGTTCCCATCACCGTGACGGACAAGAACATCATCCGTTACTTCATGGCGATCCCCGAAGCGGTCGGCCTGGTCTTCCGCGCCGGCGCGATGGGGAACGGCGGAGAAGTGATGGTCCTGGATATGGGAGAGCCGGTAAAGATCTACGATTTCGCCGAGAAGCTCATCGACATCTATGGGGACAAGGAAAGAAACAAGATCATCATCACCGGCCTTCGCCCCGGCGAGAAGCTGTATGAGGAGCTGTTGGCCAACAAGGACAACACCATCCCCACCACCAACAAGCGGATCTTCAAGGCGAAGGTCACCGGGACGCTCCAAAAAGAGACCTTCGAGAAAATGCTTTCCACCATTGAACAGGACGATACCAAGACGCTCCTGGCCAATCTCAATGCCGTTGTCCCGGAGTACACCCCCAAACCGTGCAAAAGTTGGGAATCCTATACGGAACTGGCATGAAGGAGAAGGCGGTTTTCTGGCAAAAAGGGTTTACATGAATGAGATAATTTGCTATTCTCTTTCAAGCGTTCGCCGCTTTAGCTCAGTTGGTAGAGCAAAGGACTGAAAATCCTTGTGTCCCCAGTTCGATTCTGGGAGGCGGCAATTCCACAACCCCTTACTTCATATGAGGTAAGGGGTTACGTATTTCTAGGGTACAAGAGACACTCAGAACTTCGCATCGTAACAACCAAAACCTTGGCATTCACCCATAACGGTTGGTACATTCCAAACAGCAAGAGGAATCTTGCAGGGGGATCGAGCTCCGGCAACCTGAGGTTCGGGGCCTTTTTAGGAAGCCCTGCAAGACGATACAACAACGGGTCAGTCTTCTTCGGCCAAGAAGTTTGAAACTTGATAATCCCCACAAAAACAGAGCGATGCAATACTTCCTGAGAATGGGAAAGAAGCAATCCGGTAATACCGATTTGCAACATTCTCCTTCCCGTTCTCAGGAATCAGGAAGCGGTATACACTCGCCTACACAGACAAAAAGCGTGTCCCTTGATTTTATCTGAAGATTTTACGCACATGTGCACAAATTCTTCAGTCTCTTCCTTCTCCTCCCTGTTTCACCCGACGTTCATGGTCCTCTTCTCTCTATGTTCTGTAATCAATAACTGCAAACACTTGCAAAAATTTATTACAGAAAGGTAGTCATGAACCAGGAAATCAAACGGGATCGATATCTCGACAAATGCATCAAGAGGATGGGAAACGGCCTCATCAAGGTTATCACAGGTATTCGACGATGTGGCAAATCGTATCTCCTCAACCCTCTTTTCAAAACCCATCTTCTCTCTTCCGGAGTCAAGGAAGACCATATCATTGAAATGGCGTTTGACACGAGAGAAAATGTACGATTCCAAAACCCTGACCTGTTTGACGACTGGGTGAATCATCAGATCAAGGATGCGGGAACCTATTACCTTCTTCTTGATGAGATTCAGCTCCTTGGTAACTTTGAAGCCGTACTGAACGGATTCCTCAGAAAGAACAATATCGATGTTTACGTGACGGGAAGCAATGCCAGATTCCTTTCTGAAGATGTCATCACGGAATTCAGAGGACGTGGCGATGAAATCCATATGGCTCCCCTGAGTTTCTCTGAGTTCATGTCGGTCTTCCCGGGAGACAAGCGGGACGGCCTGAACGCATATATGCGGTATGGAGGTCTTCCACGTGTGGTTCTCGCCCCGGATGAAGAGCAGAAAATGCTCATGCTTGAAGCGTTGCTTCGTGAAACCTACCTGACAGATATCATCAACAGGCATCACATCAAGAAACCGGGCGAGATGGCGGAACTTCTTGATATCCTAAGCTTAAACATCGGTAGCCTCACCAACCCATTGACGATCGTCCACACGTTCCATTCCGTGAAAAAATCGACCATCACCCCCGCCACCATCTCACGGTACCTTGGATACCTTTCCGATTCCTATTTGATCGAGTTTGCCAAGCGGTACGACGTAAAAGGGAAAAAGTACATTGAGACTCCTAAGAAGTATTATTTCTCAGATCTTGGACTCCGTAATTCCCGAATTCATTTTCGCCAGATCGAACCTTCCCACAGCATGGAGAACATCATCTATAATGAACGGAGAACACGTGGTTTCAACGTTGACGTCGGCGTGGTGCCAGTATCCGGGAAAAACCGTTCCGGTTCCATGGTACGGAAATAGCTTGAAGTTGACTTTGTCGCCAACAAAGGTTCAAGAAGGTATTCCATCCAGTCTGCGTATCTGATGCCGGATGAAGACAAACGGAGACAGGAAATCCGACCGTTTCTCTCCATCGATGATTCCTTCAAAAAAAACATCATCACCCAGGACACCGCAGGCAAATGATATTCCGATGAAGGCATCCTGACGATGAACATCTTTGGTTTCCTGTTGGATGCAAACAGCCTGGAGTACTGACGTTCACCAGACACGATCCTAGCGGCCACCGCCCCTATGCCTGATGCGCCAGTACGGACTTTCCACGGTACGCTATGGCGTATTACCCTTCAACGGTCATGCTCTCCTGCTTCTTTTTCCTCCGTCTTCGCAAGGATATCCCCCAGCGCCCACCGCACATGCCCGCTCCTGCCTTCCACCGTGGTGGCATGCAACAGGGAGCTGAGCACCGCCTCATGGACGGCATCGGCCGTGGCGCGGAAGACGACGTCGATGGCGTTGTCGTCCACCATCCGGAACGGAAGGATCTCGGTCTTGGCGTAATGGGGAACAGGGTTGGCCGTCGAGAACGCGATGGCGATCTCCCCGCTGCCGTTGGAAACATACGAGCCGGTGCGGGAAAGCCCGACGGCGGCACGCTTGGCCACCCGTTGCAGTTGCCTCTCGGACAGGGGAACATCCGTGGCGATGAGGGTGATCACCGAACCGGCGTCACGCTGGGTTGCAAGTTCCTTCCGCAACTGGGGTTCATGGGATTGGAGCCACGAGGCGATCTGGGGACCTGCGGGATCATGGCCGATCACCAGATCCTGGAGACGACCGAAGTTTGTCAGGACCAGCGCCCCCACCACAAACTCCTTTCCATCCAGCGTCACCAGACGGGAGGATGAACCGATGCCGCCTTTCAGCTGGTGGCAGCTCATCCCCCTCCCTGCTCCGACGGATCCTTCCTGGAAATCCTCCGCGCAATTTTTCCACGCGGAGAGGACATCCGCCTCGGTGACGGAAAGGGCACGGATGTCGTTGAGGTATCCGTCATTGCACTCGCAGACCACCGGGTTGACCGTACCGGTCGTGTCGCCAATATCCGGGTTGATCCGAAGCAGTTCCCTCACCACCGCCGTGTACGCCGTCCCGACGCTCAACGTGTTG of the Sphaerochaeta sp. genome contains:
- a CDS encoding P1 family peptidase, which gives rise to MGLEEQEGLKIGGIPHGTRNLITDVPGVRVGNRTLAHGDVQTGVTVVLPHPGDLFHDKVMAASHVINGFGKSTGLVQINELGTLESPIVLTNTLSVGTAYTAVVRELLRINPDIGDTTGTVNPVVCECNDGYLNDIRALSVTEADVLSAWKNCAEDFQEGSVGAGRGMSCHQLKGGIGSSSRLVTLDGKEFVVGALVLTNFGRLQDLVIGHDPAGPQIASWLQSHEPQLRKELATQRDAGSVITLIATDVPLSERQLQRVAKRAAVGLSRTGSYVSNGSGEIAIAFSTANPVPHYAKTEILPFRMVDDNAIDVVFRATADAVHEAVLSSLLHATTVEGRSGHVRWALGDILAKTEEKEAGEHDR